One Stenotrophomonas oahuensis genomic region harbors:
- a CDS encoding TonB-dependent receptor domain-containing protein — protein sequence MSLPRLTLAVAVTLALSSQAHAAPDAASSGSAQQMDTVVVTATGAQQWIKDAPASISVITREEIERKPVSSIGQLLSTVPGVTGGYALSGAQSKIRLRGLPEQYTLILIDGRRQGSSAGVNYRDDLGPQDLNWLSPDMIERIEVVRGPMSSLYGSDAMGGVINIITRKIATEWGGSVTFNYSKPDADDRGNTTQMGALFSGPLTENLGLRVGANVTDRESDRGARQTPGNKAENANVLFNWRINDDHMVGVEASRGVQRNSGAGAVNSWGLSKLVQTGYVLTHDGKYGDATTSKTTLVQNDYEDKGSEVGNHSKETVFDTAFTSGFHWGFEHSLNVGGQWKREELENSDTIGTVPVTWTGSGRISPTSEADSWALFAEDHITLHERFILTVGLRWDNTENYDDNLSPRIYGVWHPSDAWTIRGGISEGFRAPNLKQGTAGAATQSGGNGCRALTVEGWSSTSVNADGTRGCYMAGNPNLEPETSTNYELGVGFDKNGWSASATYFLTHFDDKIEQVPLAQIPGQTTSLVNGYWWTVAQNIQKARTRGVEASVTVPLHERLSWTTNATRMLESKNRTTGATLLVVPELTANTSLDWQVTDAWSLNLSAQHIGKQLVSATGATFAKAYTTVDLVTGFDVNENLTLRAGVLNLGDVSTIDEGNNYDGGARTFFVGATVRF from the coding sequence ATGTCGTTACCCCGCCTCACCCTTGCTGTTGCTGTCACCCTGGCGCTTTCCAGCCAGGCCCATGCCGCCCCGGATGCCGCTTCAAGTGGTAGCGCCCAGCAGATGGATACCGTGGTGGTCACCGCCACCGGTGCACAGCAGTGGATCAAGGATGCCCCGGCCAGCATCAGCGTGATCACCCGCGAAGAGATCGAGCGAAAGCCGGTCAGCAGCATCGGCCAATTACTCAGCACGGTACCCGGCGTGACCGGTGGCTACGCGCTGTCCGGTGCGCAGTCGAAGATCCGCCTGCGTGGCCTGCCCGAGCAGTACACCCTGATCCTGATCGACGGCCGCCGCCAGGGCAGCTCGGCCGGCGTGAACTATCGCGACGACCTGGGTCCGCAGGATCTGAACTGGTTGTCGCCGGACATGATCGAGCGCATTGAAGTGGTGCGCGGTCCGATGTCCTCGCTGTACGGCAGCGACGCCATGGGCGGCGTGATCAACATCATCACCCGCAAGATCGCCACCGAATGGGGCGGCTCGGTCACCTTCAACTACAGCAAGCCCGATGCCGATGACCGCGGCAACACCACCCAGATGGGCGCGCTGTTCAGCGGCCCGCTGACCGAAAACCTCGGCCTGCGCGTGGGTGCCAACGTGACCGACCGCGAGTCCGACCGTGGCGCGCGCCAGACCCCCGGCAACAAGGCCGAGAATGCCAACGTGCTCTTCAACTGGCGCATCAATGATGACCACATGGTCGGCGTGGAAGCGTCACGCGGCGTGCAGCGCAACAGTGGTGCCGGTGCGGTCAACAGCTGGGGCCTGTCCAAGCTGGTGCAGACCGGCTACGTGCTGACCCATGACGGCAAGTACGGCGACGCCACAACCTCCAAGACCACGCTGGTGCAGAACGACTACGAGGACAAGGGCAGTGAGGTGGGCAACCACTCCAAGGAGACCGTGTTCGATACCGCCTTCACCAGCGGTTTCCATTGGGGCTTCGAGCACAGCCTGAACGTGGGCGGTCAGTGGAAGCGCGAGGAGCTGGAAAACAGCGACACCATCGGCACCGTGCCGGTGACGTGGACCGGCAGCGGCCGCATCAGCCCGACCAGCGAGGCCGATTCCTGGGCGCTGTTCGCTGAAGACCACATCACCCTGCATGAGCGCTTCATTCTCACCGTGGGCCTGCGCTGGGACAATACCGAAAACTACGACGACAACCTCAGCCCGCGCATCTACGGCGTGTGGCACCCGAGCGATGCGTGGACGATCCGTGGCGGCATCTCCGAGGGTTTCCGCGCGCCGAACCTCAAGCAAGGCACCGCCGGCGCGGCCACCCAGTCCGGTGGCAACGGCTGCCGCGCGCTTACCGTGGAAGGCTGGAGCAGTACCTCGGTGAACGCCGATGGCACCCGCGGCTGCTACATGGCCGGCAATCCGAATCTGGAACCGGAAACCAGCACCAACTACGAGCTGGGCGTGGGCTTCGACAAGAACGGTTGGTCTGCCTCGGCCACCTACTTCCTGACCCACTTCGACGACAAGATCGAGCAGGTACCGCTGGCGCAGATTCCCGGCCAGACCACCAGCTTGGTCAACGGTTACTGGTGGACGGTGGCGCAGAACATCCAGAAGGCTCGCACCCGTGGCGTGGAAGCCAGCGTTACCGTGCCGCTGCATGAGCGCCTGAGCTGGACCACCAATGCGACCCGCATGCTGGAATCGAAGAACCGCACCACCGGGGCCACGCTGCTGGTGGTGCCGGAGCTGACTGCCAACACCTCGCTGGACTGGCAGGTGACGGATGCGTGGTCGTTGAACCTCAGTGCCCAGCACATCGGCAAGCAGCTGGTGTCGGCAACCGGCGCCACGTTTGCCAAGGCGTACACCACGGTAGACCTGGTGACCGGGTTTGACGTGAACGAGAATCTCACCCTGCGTGCGGGTGTGCTGAACCTTGGGGATGTCTCGACCATCGATGAGGGCAACAACTACGACGGTGGTGCGCGTACGTTCTTTGTCGGGGCGACGGTGCGGTTCTGA